A genomic window from Silene latifolia isolate original U9 population chromosome Y, ASM4854445v1, whole genome shotgun sequence includes:
- the LOC141630848 gene encoding uncharacterized protein LOC141630848: protein MPRPHARTPSPLPRVSEEEMEWLIAQNEALTEALRNVTCETDAAMDASAVSIAISRHHPTKYLGVGEPYLFSDWVREIENVFEVVRCQEELKVEQAAFYLGGLAGGWWYKEQEAMKNFYEERGEAAIPWPDFKMEMRNEFIPEHVRGKLRVEFDRFVMTDVVTVQDYYIRFCELATYVEGLHLRQSHLALKFEGGLTVKLLEKLTLGDLSSVKEVYDRAGNTERLLDVAKDAKDRSGEKMRNEGEGGYQPKKITFNQSKSYSGGAQENSFGGTRNFGNKAASEGQGLRCYNYGGLGHKRVECTSAQKGHNRRFGQGNSYHTPSQSGASNRNSGAWINPRNANPNFNGGNNQVNFNWGTPSRATSYAGGNTSGNRPTQPASTVQGAPKTSGKLFAMDRRSAKEDAHVVSGTFLVNSHPCFVLFDSGVVHYYVSRSRVATLGLGEGELAKDDVTIPSGESITCSKIYKEVPILIYETNFPVDLLEFPLEGFEIILGMELLSKHRAKIDYYQKKIALKGPKGIRMSYKGYLVNSKVKLVLVITLKTCLKKNCPMILCHVWDTSVERPKLGIYRWWENLRMYFRRNCPDYLHREVEFGVDLRPGVGPISKAPYRMVPKKLEEFKKQLRELADKGYIRSSVSPWGGPVLFVKKKDGTLRLCIDYGELNNVTIKKLPSTKD from the coding sequence GACCCCATGCAAGGACTCCTTCCCCTCTACCTCGTGTGTCCGAGGAGGAAATGGAGTGGCTCATTGCTCAAAACGAGGCCCTCACCGAAGCTCTTAGGAATGTCACTTGTGAAACAGATGCGGCAATGGATGCCTCGGCCGTCAGCATCGCCATCTCACGCCACCACCCCACCAAGTACCTTGGGGTAGGGGAGCCTTACCTTTTTAGCGATTGGGTAAGAGAGATAGAGAATGTGTTCGAGGTAGTGAGGTGCCAGGAAGAGCTTAAGGTGGAGCAAGCCGCCTTCTACTTGGGAGGACTTGCAGGAGGTTGGTGGTACAAGGAACAGGAAGCTATGAAAAACTTCTATGAAGAGAGGGGCGAAGCCGCTATCCCTTGGCCCGATTTCAAGATGGAAATGAGGAATGAGTTCATCCCCGAGCATGTGAGGGGTAAGCTTCGAGTGGAATTCGACCGGTTCGTTATGACCGATGTTGTGACCGTGCAAGACTACTACATCCGCTTTTGTGAGCTCGCTACTTACGTGGAGGGCCTTCACCTTAGGCAATCTCATTTGGCTCTCAAGTTTGAGGGAGGTTTGACCGTCAAGCTCTTGGAGAAGCTCACTCTCGGAGATTTGTCTAGTGTGAAAGAAGTCTATGATAGGGCCGGTAATACAGAGAGGCTACTAGATGTCGCCAAGGATGCTAAGGATAGGTCCGGGGAGAAAATGAGGAATGAAGGTGAAGGAGGGTATCAACCCAAGAAGATTACTTTTAACCAATCCAAGTCATACTCGGGAGGAGCACAAGAAAATAGCTTTGGAGGGACAAGAAACTTTGGGAATAAGGCCGCTAGTGAAGGACAAGGGTTAAGGTGCTATAATTATGGTGGCCTCGGTCACAAAAGGGTGGAATGCACTAGTGCTCAAAAGGGACATAACCGGAGATTTGGACAAGGAAACTCTTACCACACCCCTTCCCAAAGTGGAGCAAGCAACCGGAACTCGGGAGCTTGGATTAACCCAAGGAATGCTAATCCTAACTTCAATGGCGGAAACAATCAGGTAAACTTCAACTGGGGAACACCATCAAGGGCAACAAGCTATGCGGGCGGCAATACTTCTGGGAACAGGCCAACTCAACCGGCTAGCACGGTTCAAGGAGCACCCAAGACTAGTGGAAAACTCTTTGCCATGGACAGGAGGAGTGCCAAGGAAGACGCTCACGTTGtatccggtacatttcttgttaactcTCACCCATGCTTTGTTTTATTTGACTCGGGGGTCGTACATTATTACGTGTCTAGGAGCCGTGTAGCGACCTTAGGATTGGGGGAGGGTGAACTAGCCAAAGATGACGTGaccataccttcgggggagtctatTACATGttcaaagatttacaaagaagtACCCATCTTAATTTATGAAACAAATTTTCCGGTAGATCTTTTAGAATTTCCTTTGGAGGGGTTTGAGATAATTCTAGGAATGGAATTGTTGAGTAAACACAGAGCCAAAATAGATTACTATCAAAAGAAGATTGCTTTGAAAGGACCTAAGGGTATTAGGATGTCATACAAGGGTTACCTAGTCAATTCTAAGGTAAAACTAGTTTTGGTGATAACCCTAAAGACTTGCCTAAAGAAGAATTGCCCAATGATTTTATGTCACGTGTGGGATACTAGTGTGGAGAGGCCCAAGCTAGGgatataccggtggtgggagaattTGAGGATGTATTTCCGGAGGAATTGCCCGGATTACCTCCACCGAGAGGTGGAGTTCGGAGTGGACTTGAGACCGGGTGTGGGACCTATTTCTAAGGCCCCTTACCGGATGGTTCCAAAGAAGCTAGAAGAATTCAAGAAACAACTTCGGGAATTAGCGGACAAAGGGTACATTAGATcgagtgtttcaccttggggaggACCGGTTCtatttgtaaagaagaaggatggaactttgagattgtgcattgactaTGGGGAGTTGAACAATGTTACCATAAAAAAATTaccctctaccaaggattga